Proteins encoded by one window of Rhodamnia argentea isolate NSW1041297 chromosome 6, ASM2092103v1, whole genome shotgun sequence:
- the LOC115755974 gene encoding flowering-promoting factor 1-like protein 3 — MSGVWVFKNGVVRLVENPGGEVSGGIGRRKVLVHTPTNEAITSYADLERKLSSLGWERYYDDPELLQFHKRSTVHLISLPKDFNKFKPMHMYDIVVKNRNIFEVRDV, encoded by the coding sequence ATGTCCGGGGTTTGGGTGTTCAAGAACGGGGTCGTCCGGCTTGTGGAGAACCCGGGGGGCGAGGTGTCCGGCGGCATCGGGCGGCGGAAGGTGCTGGTCCACACCCCGACGAACGAGGCGATCACGTCGTATGCTGACCTCGAGAGGAAGCTGTCCTCGCTCGGTTGGGAGAGGTACTACGACGACCCGGAGCTCCTCCAGTTCCACAAGAGGTCCACCGTCCACCTCATCTCGCTCCCCAAGGACTTCAACAAGTTCAAGCCCATGCACATGTACGACATCGTCGTCAAGAACCGCAACATTTTTGAAGTCCGGGACGTGTGA
- the LOC115755967 gene encoding 60S ribosome subunit biogenesis protein NIP7 homolog — MRTLDEKETTQVFEKLFKFTGNNLKNIVESPSHEGPDPDPGRYCFRLCKNRVYYASESLVRRATNIGRHNLASLGTCVGKFTKGGSFHLTVQALGILAANAKHKVWLKPTSEMSFLYGNHVLKGGLGRITENINPGDGVVVFSMSDVPLGFGISQRSTQDCRKLDPNGLVVLHQADIGEYLRMEDEL, encoded by the exons ATGAGGACGCTGGACGAGAAGGAGACGACTCAGGTGTTCGAGAAGCTCTTCAAGTTCACCGGCAACAACCTCAAGAACATCGTCGAGAGCCCCTCCCACGAGGGCCCCGACCCGGACCCTGGCCGCTACTGCTTCCGCCTCTGCAAGAACCGGGTCTACTACGCCAGCGAGTCGCTGGTCAGGCGCGCCACCAACATCGGCCGCCACAACCTCGCCTCCCTCGGCACCTGCGTCGGCAAGTTCACCAAGGGCGGGAGCTTCCACCTGACGGTCCAGGCGCTGGGCATCTTGGCCGCGAACGCGAAGCACAAGGTCTGGCTCAAGCCCACCTCGGAGATGTCGTTCCTCTATGGGAATCACGTTTTGAAGGGCGGGTTGGGGAGGATCACGGAGAACATCAACCCAG GTGATGGAGTCGTGGTTTTTTCAATGTCCGACGTGCCTTTGGGATTTGGGATTTCGCAAAGATCGACACAGGATTGCAGGAAGTTGGATCCAAATGGGCTTGTTGTGCTACATCAGGCAGATATTGGAGAGTACTTGAGGATGGAGGATGAACTTTGA